The Rhodamnia argentea isolate NSW1041297 chromosome 7, ASM2092103v1, whole genome shotgun sequence genome contains the following window.
GGGCTACAGGCCCATCTTCTGAAATACCCAAACTGGTGGAATTGGGCCTGGGGGCCCATCGAAATTCGCAAAGGGACTCCTGACAATGACTGCAGGCCCAAGAGGTCTCCCTTGGGCCTTCAGAACCATGCGTTGGCCAGAATGGCCATGAAAGGCCCAAAATATCTTGGAGGCCCACAGAAATTCACAGTGGGCATCCTGGACAAACTGGCCGAGCTCCCCAAGCCGGATTAAAATTTGTCGCCAAAGTGATCGCGGGTTCTGTCTTTTTTTTCGTGTTAGATAAccaatatctaattttttttttgtgtaattgtGTATCCGGACAATTCTTAAACCTATCTATATTTCAAAATGCCTATTAACCTCATCCAAGAATTGTTGACAGCTAAGTAGATTTTATAAGAAATGAGACTATAAACGGCAATCACCGTCTCATGACTGAATCGAGTCAGCCTATCAGCTAATTTTGAACTCTAAATTTGAGATATCAGAAGGGAAAATCCCTTGGATACATCATCAAGTTGCTCAGTATGAGCTTCCACTTGAGGCCGagcaaaattaggaaataaacAAGGGCCACGCCGAAAGAACAATAAAAATTCTAGCACATCACCATGACCTGATCACTTGACTGAAGGGCTTGACTGCTGAAGAACCTAACATCAACATCTGGGTCCTCGTTCAGGTCGACCAGACACGGACGAATACTCTTCTCTACAACCTGCagttcatttttcaagagcGCCTATTTCAACAAAACTTGAACTAAATAATGCCCACAAATCTTCAGCAGAAATTAAAAGCGAGGAACAATCCCATCCTCATTGCAACTACTTGCGGGCAAATTAATCTCAAGGAACCATgattccaaaacaaaaaattgaaattcttTATTGTAACTCTATACGATACAAAATGTGAGAAAATTTATCTCTTTACGAAACGAATATGCTTCACAGAGACAAGCATGGATACTACTTACAGAATGATTGACCAGAGGGATAACAGACTGCAACACCTTTGCCGCATTGAACCTGATATTGGGTACCCTGCCACATACGAGTACTCTCAGCCCATTTCTCCAAGCAACTCAAACAATCATATAAACAATGGAAGGCATATGTTTTGTAAAGAAGTAAGAAATCAGGAGCGGTTTTACCTATCTTTTGAGGAACTAACAACCACTGGCAAAAGTTTTGAACAAGTGATATCGGATCCCATCACAGGTGCAAGCAGAGATATCACATGAAGAACtgtcatccgatatagatagtgcGGGTTGTTTATCATGTCCAAAACCTATCCATAAATGAAAAGCTGTTTAAAGGTATACTTATTATCCTCATAAAAGGAAATTGCAGCAAAGAGCAACCTAAAACAAGAACGCTACGTTGTTTCGCATGGTAATAAGACCATCCAGGCAGAAAAAGTCAATTTCAGAACGTGACACGACTCTCCTGAATATCTTATTTATCCACTACTTAATAGTTTAAACAGCTGGAGATACCTGTGGAACTATATGTTCCATTGCCCATTCTGGTCCAAATTCTTCTGCAAGGCGTCTCACATTATTGGCAGCTGCATCCCGGATACTATAAACCTACAGCTATCTCAAGACTTGTTAAAATGGATATTTTAGATGCTCCACACAGCACCACATAAATACAAATATGACTGACACAGTAAAGAGATTCACAAGCATTACCCCATGCACAACACATTGCAAATTATAGCAAGGAATCACCTTATCTTTCAGCCACTGCATGCACAGAGCACCAAGCTTATCATCAAAAAATCTAACACCCAACTGACTAGACAACAGCGGTATGTACTCAATGATGGCAAGCCTAACCCTCCAGTGCCTATCCTCTGCAAGTTCAACAATAGCAGGTAACAGGGACTGGGAGAGCAGATCAATTCCAATCACCTGCAATTTAGCTTTTCCCAGTTACTAAATAAATAGTAAAAGTCACATAGAGAAAAGGACAGGTAAAACATTTACTGGGTATATGCCGTGACTGGTCATGCAAATTTTTGCTGGGAGACGATAATTAGTTCTCTACGCTACTAAGTGGTAAAAGATTGTGTCTTGAATATGTAAAGATGTACCCTAGATATGTGAGAGATTATACTCCCTTTAGTCATTTACATATTTTAAAGATAGAAACTTCCTATAACTGGTAATGCTTAGCAAGTGTCCTTACAATACCCTTAACAAGACTCAAATTTACCTAAGCAACCAAAATGCTTGAACAACTAGGGATCACACATATCATTTATAATAGTTGTATGACCAATCACTAATCATGGTCATCAACATGAGCCTAATACAGGGCAGCACAGTTCTCATTCACCATTACAAGCACTTCATAAGCTCTGTGGTTCCAATAGTGTTTAGTTCCACAAACACcacaaataaatgatgaaaaatccaagataTGGAGCTCATGCATGGTTGACATGCCAAATGGACCACCCATCTAGATATAAGAAGTCTAGGCCAAGGATGAAGACATATCAGAACTGTCCCTGCAGTCTTGCCTTACAAGTTCAACTTTACCTAACATGTTCAAATTATCTAGCTACTAAATtgtaaaagaataaaaagaccTTCCACATGACAAATATATTACCTGTTTGGTATGACTTATTTTAAGTACTTTTTGCGTTTTTCAAATCTTGCAACCCCAAacattttgacttttattttaaCACAAAAATCTAAAATCATTCAAAACATACAAATAATGGCTTGTAGATCCGCATAGAATTTTGCAAAACTTCATATcgtgttttttaattttttttttgttttaaaagtgGAATTTTgcttaataaaagaaaatccaaacgGGGTCTTTTGTCGAAGATAGAATTACATATTTGGCACTTTTTCATTAATATTCATACTCCAAGTCCACTCATTTGAAATATGAAGGTCCCAGACAAATGTAATCAATGAAGGATTCCACAAACCTGGGTAACTTGATCAAGTTTGCTAATGATATTCAGTCGAACATCAGGAAATTCATCTTTCAGAAGAGACAAGAATATCGGGAGTAGCTGTTCAATCGTGGCATCCTGCAAGGAAAAACGTGTCACAGGTTTGACCCTTTAATACTAAGAAGACTTGAATGTAATATGAAAAGGTAAAACATTATAGGCACAGAATCATAATTAAAAACATACTCACAGCGAGAAAGACCATCCCCcaacaccccccccaaaaaaaaaaaaacaccccactcccaccaaaaaaataaataaataaaacaaaataaaatctctTCTGAATCCAGCCACTAGGAAGATTGTTACAGTGAATAATGTAATACACTCCCCCCTTCCAAAAGAGGGGGGTTCGGACCAAGTAAATATTGTTGACATGAGATATGGTCAAGAGAATTGCCGTTAGACATGCACGAAGCAAAAAGGGCTTAGTACACCAACATGGTATCTGCAGTAAAACCTTTATAAGCAAGCCTGACAGTCTAGTTTGCTTGAGTTTTTGCAAGTGACTCATCATAATTTACGAAACCAACCTGAATCCTAAGATCTTGAAAATTTCACACCAAAATCAGGTTTGAAATTAGGTCTTTTTGTAGATCACATGCCTTTTATCGGCCCAAGACACAATTCCAGGAAAACATTAAACATAGTAAAAGAAGTAACTGATTTTGGTTTGAGCTTTCAGGAAACTCATAAAAGTAGCCCgagcttcttttttcccctcataTGCTCATTATTGCATGTGGGCTTCAAGCAATATGAtgcatctaaaaaaaaaaaggatatgaaAACAATGGAATCATGAAGGAAAAGCTCATAAGaggatcagaaaaattaaaaactgcAGGACAAATTCACACCGAATGGAAAAAGAAACTACCTTCATAGAGTACCATCACTCCTGGAGCTGAACTAAAAATATATGGCAAGAAAAATATATGAGAGAGATTACAACCTTCCCTAAAATTGGTGCCATTCCCATTATAACAGAGGCCAAAGCAGACCTGACATGCTGTGATGAATCTGACGACAATtcctgcaaaagaaaaggacatgtTTATTGGTTTGGATAGATAACAGCCAAACAGTGAGCTTTACTCCCGAAAAGAAACGCACCGACACACCTTCACACAAGGAAGAATCCGCTGAATTGCAAGTTCAGGATTCAAAATCCTGCAAAAACTGGTCACTTTTCCTGCAGCAGCTATACGCACTTCAGCCTCATTGTCACGAAGCAGGCGAACATATGCAGGAACCAAGTCCGACCTGCGCAAAAGCAATATTCCAGCAATCAGTACAAAGATTTCATCAGCAACTTCAATTATGTCAGAGACAGAATTGTCACGATTATTATGGTTACAGACAGTGTATAAAAACTAAATGCATTGTGAGATTTTTTGAGACCACTACCAACTGTTTCTAAAAGCTtagtgagattttgtgggactatTGCCAGCTTAGtttttaaaacagttggcagcggtcccacaaaatctcaaatgGCATCAGAGCAAGAGaccccgagttcaaatctttctaggcTTCTATTTCCCTCCCCAATGAAATATTTCCATGCTTAATACAAGgtaaaaagaccagactaagcccGAGGAGGAGTATTAAagcaattaaaaattaaaattacgccttcatctaacagcttaagcttttagaacaattggcggTGGTCTCGCAAAATCTCACACGCGTCAAGTTCACTATTATAAGTTCTCACAACTTAGGTAGCTCGCTATGAAGCAGAAGatataaattgcaaaaaaaaagctCAGCAACAGAAAATGATTACCTAGTTGGTTCAGGACCAATAGCTTCACATAGCTCATACAATTCATGGGAAACCATGCAACGAACGCGCCAAGACTTATcctattaaaagaaaaaggtatAGATCATGAGAACTTATTATGACCATAAATAACTTCCACAATTGTCAGTATAAAAAGAACAAGTGTCGTCTGAATGTGCAAGTACATATTGTAAATGACAAGCGCCAATCATCAAGTGTCATTAAATTAAGTTTCACAGAATGCAGCTTCCAAAAGCACACCAAAAAAGACAACAAATTTTAGCAACACATTCGGCTTGTCTGCCTCTTCTTGAATAATTTTAAAGGTGTATCCATACTCTGTgtaagaagagaaagaagaaacgaTCAAAGTTAGTGGAGCCCTAGGTGGACTCATCGGATTGTACAAGTAGAAGCTGTCCTAGAAATTTTCAAACAACTTGCTTCTCTTAGTCTGCTTTCATGATCTTTAGAATTCTTTTGCTGTCCAAAATAGAATATGTAAAGCATCTGAGAGCCTGAGACTGCAAATTTTCATAAAAGGTGTAACCATGAAGAGGTAATTTGAACAGCTTTGTGCTTGCTAAAATTAGCTATTGCTAGCATGGCAATACCTATTCCAATGGATTGACGTCTCTTCTAAAAGAGTTGTGTAAGACAAGAAGTACATTTGTCTGCTCTCAAAAAGAAGCAGAAATACATGTACATGTAtgaagccatacacttgccatgACTAGACATATCATTAAATAAAAGTACAATAAGAGATGAACATTACGTGGAGAACTGACCAGAATTACATTAAGACATTAAACAAAAAAGGTGTACCTGGGAGATGTTCACCATGACAGGTAGGATATGTGCCACCGAGTCTTGTGGTCCCAACAATTTCCCAAGAGCTGCACACCCTTCAACAGCCAATATGCGCACAGACTCCTGACCTGAACCAATTCACAACAATGAACTCCAATTAGTGCATTTTTTTAGGGaacaaaggacaaaaaaagaaaaaatagcccttaccaaaaaaaaaaaaaaaaaaaatagagaaattcgCTCCTGCAATGTGAAAGAATATAGCATTTGGAGCACAGTCTGCACCACCAAAGCtaactaaaaatttaaaatcgaaCCAGGTTGTCCATTTCTATCTGCTATGTACATGATTAACATGTGCTTTTGCAAATTACAACCCACACATATGTCCAATATATGATGCAGATTGGGACAGCCTTATTGAAGCAAAACCAGTTAAAAATGAAACCCAAAGATCTGTACAGGCAAGAACCTTGAAAAAATCACTTGTTAAAGTTGTTATTGTACCTTGCAGCAGAAGAAAATTCACTAAACAGATGATAAGATGCGCTAACATTAACTATAGGGGATTTGTTACTAAGACATTGTATATGCAAGACCTATCAAACGCCAAAAGAGTGATTGACATAGTTAACTACATTTAAATTCAAAATGGATTCTAGCATACCAGTTGAGAGTACAACCATGTCAAAGAATCCTGATCATGAATAtggaattttatttaattaGGCATATACACCAGCATTTGTCCGGCAGGCTACAGATGCAAATTCTACTTGTGGTCATGCATGTGTTCTCAATAGGATTAGATCATAGATAAAAGATATCCgaaatatgaactttgcaaaaaGGTATTTGTTGATGACGGCACATGTGTGAGAATTTGCATACCATCTTGCATTAGATCCTTGAATATACACATAATGTCAGTCCTCAGACGCATAGCTTCAACAGTAGGAGCAAATTTCCTAAGGTTTGTTGCAGCAGATCTTCTGACCATCGGCATGTCATCTCGACATAACTGACGGTATATTGCCCGCAGTTCTGTCTTCAACGCCTCAAGGGCACTAGGGTAAGCAACATGAAACAAGCCACAAGCCGAAACACGAGCTGTGAACCATTCACCAGCAGCCAGCCTCTAGAAGTGAGAATCATAAAGAAAGCCAGGTATCTTTCAATCATCGTGGCTTGAGACAATAATatgatgaagaaaaaagaaacgatGTCAAAATAGAGTCGATCAGTTAACACTGGATACTTTAACGCATTTCGCTTGTTCGCCTTAGAAGTTTGGAATTCTTCCTTTTTGCATGCGCGTGTTTACATCTGAACCTACGGAACTAATCTATGAAGAAGGCATAAAAAGGGAT
Protein-coding sequences here:
- the LOC115734621 gene encoding serine/threonine-protein phosphatase 2A 65 kDa regulatory subunit A beta isoform-like, giving the protein MAVIEEPLYPIAVLIDELKNEDIQLRLNSIRRLSTIAHALGEERTRKELIPFLTENNDDDDEVLLAMAEELGVFVPYVGGVEHANVLLTPLEALCTVEETCVRDKAVASLCRIGDQMREQDVVDYFIPMMKRLAAGEWFTARVSACGLFHVAYPSALEALKTELRAIYRQLCRDDMPMVRRSAATNLRKFAPTVEAMRLRTDIMCIFKDLMQDGQESVRILAVEGCAALGKLLGPQDSVAHILPVMVNISQDKSWRVRCMVSHELYELCEAIGPEPTRSDLVPAYVRLLRDNEAEVRIAAAGKVTSFCRILNPELAIQRILPCVKELSSDSSQHVRSALASVIMGMAPILGKDATIEQLLPIFLSLLKDEFPDVRLNIISKLDQVTQVIGIDLLSQSLLPAIVELAEDRHWRVRLAIIEYIPLLSSQLGVRFFDDKLGALCMQWLKDKVYSIRDAAANNVRRLAEEFGPEWAMEHIVPQVLDMINNPHYLYRMTVLHVISLLAPVMGSDITCSKLLPVVVSSSKDRVPNIRFNAAKVLQSVIPLVNHSVVEKSIRPCLVDLNEDPDVDVRFFSSQALQSSDQVMVMC